The Pungitius pungitius chromosome 8, fPunPun2.1, whole genome shotgun sequence genome has a window encoding:
- the yod1 gene encoding ubiquitin thioesterase OTU1 yields MLRLRCKTKNGSHIMQGLTHQSCVQELKSMVEELTGIPCDVQKIMVGYPPSSLDLQNGDAHLKDYPIKSGDTLIVEEEKNKPKPPQDPPPVTKRPLPEASPTLARRVVPADNSCLFTSVYYVVEGGVYDPACAPEMRGLIAQIVSSDPAAYSEAVLGKTNEDYCAWIRRDDTWGGAIEVSIMSKFYQCEICVVDTQTVRVDRFGEDAGYHKRVLLIYDGIHYDPLQRETPGSGAPPLTVFATTDDVILAQALELADEARRKRQFTDVNRFALRCMVCQTGLVGQKEAREHAKETGHTNFGEV; encoded by the exons ATGTTGCGGCTTCGCTGTAAGACCAAAAATGGCAGCCACATAATGCAGGGCTTGACTCATCAGTCCTGCGTGCAAGAGCTGAAGAGCATGGTGGAGGAGCTGACCGGTATCCCATGTGACGTGCAGAAGATCATGGTCGGTTACCCGCCCTCCAGCCTCGACCTTCAAAATGGGGACGCTCACCTCAAGGACTACCCCATCAAATCAG gagacacactcatagtcgaggaagaaaaaaacaagccaaagccccctcaggaccccccccctgtgaCGAAACGCCCCCTCCCGGAAGCCTCGCCCACGCTGGCGCGTCGGGTGGTCCCGGCGGACAACTCCTGCCTCTTCACCAGCGTGTACTACGTGGTGGAAGGCGGCGTGTACGACCCCGCCTGCGCCCCCGAGATGCGGGGCCTCATCGCCCAGATCGTGTCCAGTGACCCCGCGGCGTACTCCGAGGCGGTGCTGGGGAAGACCAACGAGGACTACTGCGCCTGGATACGGCGGGACGACACCTGGGGCGGCGCCATCGAGGTGTCCATCATGTCCAAGTTCTACCAGTGCGAGATCTGCGTGGTGGACACGCAGACGGTCCGGGTGGATCGGTTCGGGGAGGACGCCGGCTACCACAAGCGCGTTCTGCTCATCTACGACGGCATCCACTACGACCCGCTGCAGAGGGAGACGCCCGGCTCTGGCGCGCCGCCGCTCACCGTCTTTGCCACCACGGACGACGTGATCCTGGCGCAGGCCCTGGAGCTGGCGGACGAGGCCCGCCGCAAGCGGCAGTTCACGGACGTCAACCGCTTCGCGCTGCGCTGCATGGTGTGCCAGACGGGCCTGGTGGGACAGAAGGAGGCCCGCGAGCACGCCAAGGAGACGGGCCACACCAACTTTGGCGAAGTGTGA
- the pfkfb2b gene encoding 6-phosphofructo-2-kinase/fructose-2,6-bisphosphatase 2 isoform X1 has product MSSTDNGSANSAEAKKAEMRMNEKKCSWASYMTNSPTVIVMIGLPARGKTYMSKKLTRYLNWIGVPTKVFNLGVYRREAVRAYKSYDFFRHDNEEAMKIRKQCALVALQDVKAYLLAEGGQIAVFDATNTTRERRDLILAFVKENAFKVFFVESVCDDPQVIAANILEVKVSSPDYPERHRERVMGDFLKRIECYKVTYQPLDPDDYDKDLSFIKVMNVGRRFLVNRVQDYIQSKIVYYLMNIHVHSHSIYLCRHGESDHNVEGRIGGDAELSPGGKQFARALREFVEEHDLSDLKVWTSQLRRTIQTAEELGVPYEQWKILNEIDAGVCEEMTYEMIQNSFPEEFALRDQDKYHYRYPGGESYQDLVQRLEPVIMELERQGNVLVICHQAVMRCLLAYFLDKSAEDLPYMKCPLHTILKLTPVAYGCKVEMFYLNVEAVNTHRDRPLDKVPRGSALIHRRNSYTPLSSHDQVKRPRLYSAGNQPWLPLAPTPSALMPEGRQSQESLCEGSDFDSSEETGSCVRF; this is encoded by the exons ATGTCGAGCACAGACAACGGCTCAGCAAACTCAGCAGAAGCCAAGAAAGCAGAGATGAGAATGAACGAGAAGAAGTGCT CATGGGCCTCCTACATGACAAATTCCCCCACGGTGATCGTGATGATCGGCCTGCCTGCCAGAGGGAAGACCTACATGTCAAAGAAGCTCACACGGTACCTCAACTGGATCGGGGTACCCACGAAGG TGTTTAACTTGGGCGTGTACCGCAGAGAGGCCGTCAGAGCTTACAAGTCCTATGATTTCTTCCGGCACGACAACGAGGAAGCCATGAAAATAAGGAA gcaGTGTGCTCTGGTAGCTCTGCAGGATGTGAAGGCGTACCTGTTGGCGGAGGGAGGTCAGATCGcg gtgtttgacgcaacaaacacaacaagagAACGCCGCGACCTCATTCTGGCCTTTGTGAAGGAGAATGCATTCAAG GTGTTCTTTGTGGAGTCGGTGTGTGACGACCCGCAGGTCATCGCTGCTAATATCCTG gaagtgaaagtGTCCAGTCCGGATTACCCCgagaggcacagagagagagtcATGGGCGATTTCCTCAAGCGGATCGAGTGCTACAAGGTCACTTATCAACCGCTGGACCCCGACGACTACGACAA GGACCTGTCCTTCATCAAGGTGATGAACGTGGGCCGGCGCTTCCTGGTGAACCGCGTGCAGGACTACATCCAGAGTAAGATCGTCTACTACCTCATGAACATCCACGTGCACTCTCACTCCATCTACCTGTGCCGGCACGGCGAGAGCGACCACAACGTCGAGGGCCGCATCGGAGGAGACGCTGAACTTTCTCCTGGAGGGAAACAG TTCGCTCGCGCGCTGCGAGAGTTCGTCGAGGAGCACGACCTGTCGGATTTGAAGGTGTGGACGAGCCAGCTGAGGAGAACCATCCAGACGGCGGAGGAGCTGGGCGTCCCTTATGAGCAGTGGAAGATACTCAACGAGATCGACGCA GGCGTGTGTGAGGAGATGACTTACGAGATGATCCAGAACTCGTTCCCCGAGGAGTTCGCTTTGAGGGACCAGGACAAGTACCACTACCGTTACCCCGGAGGGGAG TCCTACCAAGACCTGGTCCAGCGGTTGGAGCCGGTCATCATGGAGTTGGAGCGGCAGGGCAACGTGTTGGTCATCTGCCACCAGGCGGTGATGCGCTGCCTGCTGGCTTACTTCCTGGACAAGAGTGCAG AAGACCTCCCATACATGAAATGCCCGCTGCACACAATCCTCAAACTAACCCCCGTTGCATATG GGTGTAAAGTGGAGATGTTTTACCTTAACGTGGAGGCCGTGAACACGCATCGGGACCGGCCCCTC GACAAAGTCCCGCGGGGCTCTGCTCTCATACACCGGCGGAATAGTTACACGCCCTTGTCCAGTCACGACCAGGTCAAGCGCCCCCGGCTCTACAGCGCGGGCAACCAGCCCTGGCTGCCGCTCGCCCCCACCCCGTCGGCTCTGATGCCAGAGGGACGGCAAAGCCAA GAGTCCCTGTGCGAAGGAAGCGACTTTGACAGCTCCGAAGAAACGGGCAGCTGCGTCCGCTTCTGA
- the pfkfb2b gene encoding 6-phosphofructo-2-kinase/fructose-2,6-bisphosphatase 2 isoform X2, whose amino-acid sequence MSSTDNGSANSAEAKKAEMRMNEKKCSWASYMTNSPTVIVMIGLPARGKTYMSKKLTRYLNWIGVPTKVFNLGVYRREAVRAYKSYDFFRHDNEEAMKIRKQCALVALQDVKAYLLAEGGQIAVFDATNTTRERRDLILAFVKENAFKVFFVESVCDDPQVIAANILEVKVSSPDYPERHRERVMGDFLKRIECYKVTYQPLDPDDYDKDLSFIKVMNVGRRFLVNRVQDYIQSKIVYYLMNIHVHSHSIYLCRHGESDHNVEGRIGGDAELSPGGKQFARALREFVEEHDLSDLKVWTSQLRRTIQTAEELGVPYEQWKILNEIDAGVCEEMTYEMIQNSFPEEFALRDQDKYHYRYPGGESYQDLVQRLEPVIMELERQGNVLVICHQAVMRCLLAYFLDKSAEDLPYMKCPLHTILKLTPVAYGCKVEMFYLNVEAVNTHRDRPLESLCEGSDFDSSEETGSCVRF is encoded by the exons ATGTCGAGCACAGACAACGGCTCAGCAAACTCAGCAGAAGCCAAGAAAGCAGAGATGAGAATGAACGAGAAGAAGTGCT CATGGGCCTCCTACATGACAAATTCCCCCACGGTGATCGTGATGATCGGCCTGCCTGCCAGAGGGAAGACCTACATGTCAAAGAAGCTCACACGGTACCTCAACTGGATCGGGGTACCCACGAAGG TGTTTAACTTGGGCGTGTACCGCAGAGAGGCCGTCAGAGCTTACAAGTCCTATGATTTCTTCCGGCACGACAACGAGGAAGCCATGAAAATAAGGAA gcaGTGTGCTCTGGTAGCTCTGCAGGATGTGAAGGCGTACCTGTTGGCGGAGGGAGGTCAGATCGcg gtgtttgacgcaacaaacacaacaagagAACGCCGCGACCTCATTCTGGCCTTTGTGAAGGAGAATGCATTCAAG GTGTTCTTTGTGGAGTCGGTGTGTGACGACCCGCAGGTCATCGCTGCTAATATCCTG gaagtgaaagtGTCCAGTCCGGATTACCCCgagaggcacagagagagagtcATGGGCGATTTCCTCAAGCGGATCGAGTGCTACAAGGTCACTTATCAACCGCTGGACCCCGACGACTACGACAA GGACCTGTCCTTCATCAAGGTGATGAACGTGGGCCGGCGCTTCCTGGTGAACCGCGTGCAGGACTACATCCAGAGTAAGATCGTCTACTACCTCATGAACATCCACGTGCACTCTCACTCCATCTACCTGTGCCGGCACGGCGAGAGCGACCACAACGTCGAGGGCCGCATCGGAGGAGACGCTGAACTTTCTCCTGGAGGGAAACAG TTCGCTCGCGCGCTGCGAGAGTTCGTCGAGGAGCACGACCTGTCGGATTTGAAGGTGTGGACGAGCCAGCTGAGGAGAACCATCCAGACGGCGGAGGAGCTGGGCGTCCCTTATGAGCAGTGGAAGATACTCAACGAGATCGACGCA GGCGTGTGTGAGGAGATGACTTACGAGATGATCCAGAACTCGTTCCCCGAGGAGTTCGCTTTGAGGGACCAGGACAAGTACCACTACCGTTACCCCGGAGGGGAG TCCTACCAAGACCTGGTCCAGCGGTTGGAGCCGGTCATCATGGAGTTGGAGCGGCAGGGCAACGTGTTGGTCATCTGCCACCAGGCGGTGATGCGCTGCCTGCTGGCTTACTTCCTGGACAAGAGTGCAG AAGACCTCCCATACATGAAATGCCCGCTGCACACAATCCTCAAACTAACCCCCGTTGCATATG GGTGTAAAGTGGAGATGTTTTACCTTAACGTGGAGGCCGTGAACACGCATCGGGACCGGCCCCTC GAGTCCCTGTGCGAAGGAAGCGACTTTGACAGCTCCGAAGAAACGGGCAGCTGCGTCCGCTTCTGA